The Aedes aegypti strain LVP_AGWG chromosome 3, AaegL5.0 Primary Assembly, whole genome shotgun sequence genome contains a region encoding:
- the LOC5570364 gene encoding retinol-binding protein pinta, with the protein MLDIRPLSPELAQKAREELNEVPERLEEDIAALRTWLAKCPHIKARTDDQFLLMFLRGAKHSLEKAKQKLDLYYTIRSALPELIRNRDPYDEKMAALMRMGSAVPLPYTETPSSPRIFLIRPGAYDPAKYSIQDVFKFNAMMGDIMMKEDDNLGVAGQMGILDLSNTTMAHFLQFNPTFVKKATMWSQEGSPLRLKGFHYINTPTGFETVYNLFKSFLNEKNRSRLIVHGSNMESLYNYIPKRLLPTEYGGEAGPLQDIIDKWVEKIESYRDFFKEEDQYGTDEKKRPGRPKNAESLFGIEGSFRKLEVD; encoded by the exons ATGCTTGATATTCGTCCACTGTCTCCTGAGCTTGCTCAAAAGGCTAGAGAAGAGCTGAATGAAGTTCCGGAACGTTTAGAGGAGGATATAGCGGCGCTTCGCACATGGTTGGCCAAGTGTCCCCATATCAAGGCCCGCACTGATGATCAATTTCTGCTCATGTTTTTGCGAGGTGCCAAACACAGTCTCGAGAAGGCCAAGCAGAAGCTCGACTTGTATTACACTATTCGAAGCGCGTTGCCTGAATTGATCAGGAATCGCGACCCTTACGATGAGAAAATGGCTGCCCTAATGAGAATGGGCTCAGCTGTTCCCCTACCGTACACGGAAACTCCGTCGAGCCCAAGAATTTTCCTTATTCGACCAGGTGCTTATGATCCCGCCAAATATTCGATTCAAGATGTGTTCAAATTTAATGCAATGATGGGTGATATTATGATGAAAGAAGATGATAACCTAGGCGTTGCTGGTCAGATGGGAATTCTGGACTTATCGAACACCACAATGGCCCACTTCCTACAGTTTAATCCTACTTTTGTGAAGAAGGCTACTATGTGGTCACAAGAGGGGTCGCCATTGCGTCTGAAAGGATTCCATTATATCAATACTCCTACTGGATTTGAAACCGTATATAATTTGTTCAAATCCTTCTTGAACGAGAAGAATCGATCACGG CTCATAGTGCATGGAAGCAATATGGAATCGTTGTACAACTACATCCCAAAGCGATTGCTTCCAACCGAGTATGGCGGTGAAGCTGGTCCACTGCAAGATATTATCGACAAGTGGGTTGAAAAGATAGAAAGttacagggatttcttcaaggagGAAGATCAATATGGAACTGACGAAAAGAAGCGCCCGGGCCGGCCCAAAAATGCAGAGTCACTTTTCGGCATTGAAGGATCCTTCCGTAAATTGGAAGTCGATTAA
- the LOC5570370 gene encoding alpha-tocopherol transfer protein-like, translating to MVNIRPISDSLSKKAKNELNERPERIQEDLSVLRQWIAKSPHLRSRIDDQFLVAFLRGCKYSLERAKEKLDMYYTVRTMSPELIRTRDPENAKIRQIIRLGVGVPLPHTEAPDSPRIMLIRPAAYDPAQITIEEVIRVSTMANDIMMIEDDNFVIAGQIGILDLANVTMAHFLQFSPTFVKKMTMMSQEASPLRQKGFHYINTPSGFEMVFNMFKSFMSEKNKSRLYVHGHDLESLYRHVPKRLLPAEYGGDAGPLECIITNWEKKIVSYRDYFLEEDQYGTDEKKRPGRPKNAESLFGVEGSFRQLQVD from the exons ATGGTCAATATTCGACCGATATCGGACTCACTCAGCAAGAAGGCCAAGAATGAACTAAATGAGAGACCAGAACGAATTCAGGAGGATTTGAGTGTTCTCCGCCAATGGATTGCCAAAAGCCCTCACCTACGATCGCGGATTGACGATCAGTTTTTGGTAGCCTTTCTACGAGGATGTAAATACAGTTTGGAACGAGCGAAAGAGAAGTTGGATATGTACTATACCGTTCGGACGATGTCTCCAGAATTGATTAGAACACGAGATCCGGAAAACGCCAAGATACGGCAAATTATTCGTCTTGGTGTAGGAGTACCGCTACCACATACAGAGGCTCCAGATTCGCCTAGAATTATGTTGATTCGTCCGGCAGCCTATGATCCGGCGCAGATTACTATAGAGGAAGTTATCCGAGTGAGCACCATGGCCAACGACATAATGATGATTGAAGATGACAACTTTGTGATTGCTGGACAG ATTGGTATTTTGGACCTCGCCAATGTTACCATGGCCCACTTTCTACAATTTTCGCCAACATTTGTGAAGAAAATGACCATGATGAGTCAGGAAGCCTCGCCATTGCGGCAGAAAGGGTTCCATTATATAAACACTCCCAGTGGGTTCGAAATGGTGTTCAATATGTTTAAAAGTTTCATGAGCGAGAAAAATAAGTCAAGA ctCTATGTAcacggacacgatctggaatcGTTGTATCGTCACGTACCTAAAAGACTTCTTCCAGCTGAATACGGAGGCGATGCCGGTCCCCTTGAATGCATTATTACGAACTGGGAGAAGAAAATTGTTTCATATCGAGATTACTTCCTGGAAGAAGACCAATATGGAACGGATGAAAAGAAGAGACCAGGACGACCTAAGAATGCCGAAAGTTTGTTTGGCGTAGAAGGATCGTTTCGGCAATTGCAAGTGGATTGA
- the LOC5570372 gene encoding neuropeptide FF receptor 2 isoform X3 — protein sequence MNVSIYDYPREIWVTIPFWEILVKAATFLPLITFGIFGNIALLCIIFTIRALRTPTNMLIANLAVADLATLIICPVMFMLHDFYQNYVMGCVGCKLEGFLEGSLLITSVLCLCGISYDRLTAIVFPKKSRLTMRGVTVIIACAWLAGFLLALPLTIYRNYKERQWKNYLETFCAENTSFLPQYWHVLIGALVWFPLSVMICCYSLIFLKLDRYQKRVLNREHPISVSYKRKVAKCLFVVLIVFIILRIPFTTLVFIRYYRFLNANSDQIGKDFQILWYVSHYLMFLNAAINPLIYGMTNDNFRKAYNKTKIWKCFWKSGPVKKVDPRKKEPAVKIIGHLQPRGPCGSDKFVIFSDWVIQPKQEVQTFESRETKSSQLKATTDDVQTKSERKSLYACNLILADQFQGKQNNIQSAGFI from the exons ATGAACGTTAGCATCTACGATTATCCCAGAGAGATCTGGGTGACCATTCCGTTTTGGGAGATTTTAGTCAAAGCCGCCACCTTTCTGCCATTGATCACGTTTGGTATTTTTGGCAATATCGCATTGCTATGCATCATCTTCACCATTCGAGCCCTCAGGACGCCAACCAATATGTTGATTGCAAATTTGGCCGTAGCTGACTTGGCGACCCTGATTATCTGTCCGGTGATGTTCATGCTGCATGATTTCTACCAGAATTATGTCATGGGATGTGTTGGATGCAAGCTAGAAGGATTTCTTGAAG GTTCGCTGCTCATAACTTCTGTTCTGTGCCTTTGTGGAATAAGCTACGATAGATTAACGGCAATTGTTTTCCCGAAGAAATCCAGATTGACGATGCGAGGCGTAACAGTTATCATTGCCTGTGCTTGGCTCGCGGGATTTTTACTTGCTCTACCGTTAACAATTTATCGAAACTATAAGGAACGGCAGTggaaaaattatttggaaaCATTTTGCGCAGAAAATACGAGTTTTCTTCCGCAATATTGGCATGTCCTGATTGGAGCTTTGGTTTGGTTTCCACTATCTGTAATGATTTGCTGTTATAGTTTGATATTTCTTAAACTTGATCGATATCAAAAAAGAGTATTAAATCGAGAGCATCCAATTTCAGTTTCGTACAAAAGAAAAGTAGCTAAGTGCCTATTTGTAGTATTAATTGTGTTCATCATCCTGCGAATTCCATTCACCACTTTGGTTTTCATAAGGTATTATCGATTTTTAAATGCGAACAGTGATCAAATTGGAAAAGATTTTCAAATACTTTGGTACGTGTCCCACTATTTAATGTTCTTAAATGCCGCCATCAATCCACTGATATATGGAATGACAAACGATAATTTCCGAAAGGCTTACAATAAGACGAAAATTTGGAAATGCTTCTGGAAATCGGGACCAGTTAAGAAG GTGGATCCCAGGAAAAAAGAACCAGCAGTGAAGATCATCGGGCATCTCCAACCTCGCGGCCCATGTGGAAGTGATAAGTTTGTGATCTTTTCAGATTGGGTCATTCAGCCTAAGCAAgaagttcaaacttttgaatcACGAGAAACTAAATCGTCACAGCTAAAAGCTACAACAGATGATGTACAGACGAAAAGCGAACGAAAATCTTTGTACGCCTGCAACTTGATTCTCGCAGATCAGTTTCaaggaaaacaaaataatatccaATCAGCAGGATTCATTTGA
- the LOC5570372 gene encoding substance-P receptor isoform X1 gives MKNGEVHRNVRQLAPKNDGSCKLLPFRQNQQKMNVSIYDYPREIWVTIPFWEILVKAATFLPLITFGIFGNIALLCIIFTIRALRTPTNMLIANLAVADLATLIICPVMFMLHDFYQNYVMGCVGCKLEGFLEGSLLITSVLCLCGISYDRLTAIVFPKKSRLTMRGVTVIIACAWLAGFLLALPLTIYRNYKERQWKNYLETFCAENTSFLPQYWHVLIGALVWFPLSVMICCYSLIFLKLDRYQKRVLNREHPISVSYKRKVAKCLFVVLIVFIILRIPFTTLVFIRYYRFLNANSDQIGKDFQILWYVSHYLMFLNAAINPLIYGMTNDNFRKAYNKTKIWKCFWKSGPVKKVDPRKKEPAVKIIGHLQPRGPCGSDKFVIFSDWVIQPKQEVQTFESRETKSSQLKATTDDVQTKSERKSLYACNLILADQFQGKQNNIQSAGFI, from the exons ATGAAGAATGGAGAAGTCCACAGAAACGTGCGGCAACTTGCACCAAAGAATGATGGTTCTTGCAAGTTGTTGCCTTTTCGTCAGAATCAGCAAAAG ATGAACGTTAGCATCTACGATTATCCCAGAGAGATCTGGGTGACCATTCCGTTTTGGGAGATTTTAGTCAAAGCCGCCACCTTTCTGCCATTGATCACGTTTGGTATTTTTGGCAATATCGCATTGCTATGCATCATCTTCACCATTCGAGCCCTCAGGACGCCAACCAATATGTTGATTGCAAATTTGGCCGTAGCTGACTTGGCGACCCTGATTATCTGTCCGGTGATGTTCATGCTGCATGATTTCTACCAGAATTATGTCATGGGATGTGTTGGATGCAAGCTAGAAGGATTTCTTGAAG GTTCGCTGCTCATAACTTCTGTTCTGTGCCTTTGTGGAATAAGCTACGATAGATTAACGGCAATTGTTTTCCCGAAGAAATCCAGATTGACGATGCGAGGCGTAACAGTTATCATTGCCTGTGCTTGGCTCGCGGGATTTTTACTTGCTCTACCGTTAACAATTTATCGAAACTATAAGGAACGGCAGTggaaaaattatttggaaaCATTTTGCGCAGAAAATACGAGTTTTCTTCCGCAATATTGGCATGTCCTGATTGGAGCTTTGGTTTGGTTTCCACTATCTGTAATGATTTGCTGTTATAGTTTGATATTTCTTAAACTTGATCGATATCAAAAAAGAGTATTAAATCGAGAGCATCCAATTTCAGTTTCGTACAAAAGAAAAGTAGCTAAGTGCCTATTTGTAGTATTAATTGTGTTCATCATCCTGCGAATTCCATTCACCACTTTGGTTTTCATAAGGTATTATCGATTTTTAAATGCGAACAGTGATCAAATTGGAAAAGATTTTCAAATACTTTGGTACGTGTCCCACTATTTAATGTTCTTAAATGCCGCCATCAATCCACTGATATATGGAATGACAAACGATAATTTCCGAAAGGCTTACAATAAGACGAAAATTTGGAAATGCTTCTGGAAATCGGGACCAGTTAAGAAG GTGGATCCCAGGAAAAAAGAACCAGCAGTGAAGATCATCGGGCATCTCCAACCTCGCGGCCCATGTGGAAGTGATAAGTTTGTGATCTTTTCAGATTGGGTCATTCAGCCTAAGCAAgaagttcaaacttttgaatcACGAGAAACTAAATCGTCACAGCTAAAAGCTACAACAGATGATGTACAGACGAAAAGCGAACGAAAATCTTTGTACGCCTGCAACTTGATTCTCGCAGATCAGTTTCaaggaaaacaaaataatatccaATCAGCAGGATTCATTTGA
- the LOC5570372 gene encoding neuropeptide FF receptor 2 isoform X2: MLIKLIELSDKSVHYVSDEDLFLMNVSIYDYPREIWVTIPFWEILVKAATFLPLITFGIFGNIALLCIIFTIRALRTPTNMLIANLAVADLATLIICPVMFMLHDFYQNYVMGCVGCKLEGFLEGSLLITSVLCLCGISYDRLTAIVFPKKSRLTMRGVTVIIACAWLAGFLLALPLTIYRNYKERQWKNYLETFCAENTSFLPQYWHVLIGALVWFPLSVMICCYSLIFLKLDRYQKRVLNREHPISVSYKRKVAKCLFVVLIVFIILRIPFTTLVFIRYYRFLNANSDQIGKDFQILWYVSHYLMFLNAAINPLIYGMTNDNFRKAYNKTKIWKCFWKSGPVKKVDPRKKEPAVKIIGHLQPRGPCGSDKFVIFSDWVIQPKQEVQTFESRETKSSQLKATTDDVQTKSERKSLYACNLILADQFQGKQNNIQSAGFI, from the exons ATGCTGATAAAGCTGATAGAGTTGTCTGATAAATCCGTACATTACGTCAGCGATGAAGACCTGTTTTTG ATGAACGTTAGCATCTACGATTATCCCAGAGAGATCTGGGTGACCATTCCGTTTTGGGAGATTTTAGTCAAAGCCGCCACCTTTCTGCCATTGATCACGTTTGGTATTTTTGGCAATATCGCATTGCTATGCATCATCTTCACCATTCGAGCCCTCAGGACGCCAACCAATATGTTGATTGCAAATTTGGCCGTAGCTGACTTGGCGACCCTGATTATCTGTCCGGTGATGTTCATGCTGCATGATTTCTACCAGAATTATGTCATGGGATGTGTTGGATGCAAGCTAGAAGGATTTCTTGAAG GTTCGCTGCTCATAACTTCTGTTCTGTGCCTTTGTGGAATAAGCTACGATAGATTAACGGCAATTGTTTTCCCGAAGAAATCCAGATTGACGATGCGAGGCGTAACAGTTATCATTGCCTGTGCTTGGCTCGCGGGATTTTTACTTGCTCTACCGTTAACAATTTATCGAAACTATAAGGAACGGCAGTggaaaaattatttggaaaCATTTTGCGCAGAAAATACGAGTTTTCTTCCGCAATATTGGCATGTCCTGATTGGAGCTTTGGTTTGGTTTCCACTATCTGTAATGATTTGCTGTTATAGTTTGATATTTCTTAAACTTGATCGATATCAAAAAAGAGTATTAAATCGAGAGCATCCAATTTCAGTTTCGTACAAAAGAAAAGTAGCTAAGTGCCTATTTGTAGTATTAATTGTGTTCATCATCCTGCGAATTCCATTCACCACTTTGGTTTTCATAAGGTATTATCGATTTTTAAATGCGAACAGTGATCAAATTGGAAAAGATTTTCAAATACTTTGGTACGTGTCCCACTATTTAATGTTCTTAAATGCCGCCATCAATCCACTGATATATGGAATGACAAACGATAATTTCCGAAAGGCTTACAATAAGACGAAAATTTGGAAATGCTTCTGGAAATCGGGACCAGTTAAGAAG GTGGATCCCAGGAAAAAAGAACCAGCAGTGAAGATCATCGGGCATCTCCAACCTCGCGGCCCATGTGGAAGTGATAAGTTTGTGATCTTTTCAGATTGGGTCATTCAGCCTAAGCAAgaagttcaaacttttgaatcACGAGAAACTAAATCGTCACAGCTAAAAGCTACAACAGATGATGTACAGACGAAAAGCGAACGAAAATCTTTGTACGCCTGCAACTTGATTCTCGCAGATCAGTTTCaaggaaaacaaaataatatccaATCAGCAGGATTCATTTGA